A genomic stretch from Candidatus Margulisiibacteriota bacterium includes:
- the nadB gene encoding L-aspartate oxidase, with amino-acid sequence MKNAQTTDVLIIGGGIAGLTAAIDLNSSLQVTIVTKGQMNNTNSFYAQGGVAVALQEPSDIPVHKNDTMLTGCELSDEDAVNMLVTEGPTRVWDLINHGVKFDRTHDNEFEFLKEAAHSSRRIMHVRDTTGFSIQSTLSNEALNRPNITLIENLFLQNLLVQNNHCYGAKFINIKTKKELYLSSKCTILATGGAGAVFDKTTNWEGSTGDGLAAAYLAGAEIRDMEFYQFHPTAILLEKGKIKNFLISESVRGEGAIIFNEDNKRFLFDYDKRGELAPRDIVARAIYTQLQNNKKVFLDMRPIPNIPDKFPVIYSSCLEAGIDLTKEPIAVIPAAHYMIGGIKTDTKAHTSITNLYACGEVASTGVHGANRLASNSLLECMVFGHKAAEDINKKIKTMPLTINTEETKAVTKTNNITKDELLNMKKTIQKEMYAKVGIKRNKQELMKLKNILNDLYNKAITLTSKEIVLLSETKNMLITAKLITENALKREESRGTHYREDFPKTNPLLDHQHILIEQPEVQ; translated from the coding sequence ATGAAAAATGCACAAACTACTGATGTCCTAATCATAGGAGGTGGAATAGCAGGATTAACTGCTGCAATCGACTTAAATAGCTCTCTCCAAGTAACCATCGTCACCAAAGGGCAAATGAACAACACAAACTCTTTTTACGCACAAGGAGGGGTGGCTGTAGCCTTACAAGAACCTTCCGATATTCCAGTACACAAAAATGACACAATGCTCACCGGCTGTGAACTTTCAGACGAAGATGCTGTCAATATGTTAGTGACAGAAGGGCCTACCAGAGTCTGGGATTTAATTAACCATGGTGTAAAGTTTGACCGAACGCACGACAACGAATTTGAATTTCTAAAAGAAGCTGCTCACAGTAGCAGAAGAATTATGCATGTTAGAGACACCACCGGTTTTAGCATACAATCAACACTCTCTAACGAAGCACTCAATAGACCGAACATCACCCTCATCGAAAATTTATTCCTTCAAAACTTACTGGTCCAAAACAACCATTGTTATGGTGCAAAGTTTATCAACATAAAAACAAAAAAAGAATTGTACCTCTCATCAAAGTGCACAATTCTTGCAACAGGTGGAGCTGGCGCAGTTTTTGATAAAACAACAAATTGGGAAGGCAGTACGGGCGACGGACTAGCTGCTGCCTATCTTGCTGGCGCAGAGATCAGAGACATGGAGTTCTATCAATTTCACCCAACAGCAATTCTTCTTGAAAAAGGTAAAATTAAAAATTTTTTGATTTCTGAATCTGTCAGAGGAGAAGGTGCAATTATTTTTAATGAAGACAACAAGCGCTTCCTGTTTGATTATGATAAAAGAGGTGAATTAGCCCCAAGAGATATTGTAGCAAGAGCTATTTACACCCAACTCCAAAATAACAAAAAAGTATTCCTGGATATGCGGCCTATCCCCAATATTCCTGATAAATTTCCGGTAATCTATTCTAGTTGCCTCGAAGCGGGAATAGATTTAACCAAAGAGCCAATTGCTGTCATTCCTGCTGCCCATTATATGATAGGTGGCATCAAAACAGACACGAAGGCTCACACCTCGATAACAAATCTCTACGCTTGTGGAGAAGTAGCCTCAACTGGAGTTCATGGAGCGAATAGGTTAGCGAGCAATTCATTACTTGAGTGTATGGTTTTTGGACACAAAGCAGCAGAAGACATAAATAAGAAAATCAAAACAATGCCACTAACAATTAATACAGAGGAAACCAAAGCAGTAACTAAAACAAATAATATAACAAAAGACGAACTACTGAACATGAAAAAAACTATTCAAAAAGAAATGTATGCTAAAGTCGGGATTAAAAGGAACAAGCAAGAGCTAATGAAATTAAAAAATATCCTTAATGATTTGTACAATAAAGCAATTACTTTAACCTCCAAAGAAATAGTTCTTCTTAGTGAAACTAAAAATATGTTAATTACTGCCAAACTTATAACGGAAAATGCTTTAAAAAGAGAAGAAAGCAGAGGCACTCATTATAGAGAAGATTTTCCTAAAACCAATCCATTATTGGATCATCAACATATTCTTATCGAGCAACCGGAAGTTCAATAA
- a CDS encoding sugar ABC transporter substrate-binding protein yields the protein MVKKIIFSFILAISVITYAACIENIPHKVIYIGYSLEKPFWEELGEKIQNYSQLHGIDIIDLTPPFLPFDQEQTQLMEFALENKVCALILGLGSPFNQKKLVAILDKFKTAKIPVVLIDSNFNHPAVAAFITSDNLFGARMAGKFIAEKLKNTTNPKVLILGGEKQHPNSQLRIQGFTEICEQENIKYQVVYADWLTEKAYNLSKQFLTVDSNFNAVFSCWDPGIIVSEAFYRTLKSSNHLFFLGFDGLPQTLSLIKTGRIEGTIAQDSNQMAEKTILITKQILSQASYQKETLIKPILINKQYLDSLKARK from the coding sequence ATGGTTAAAAAGATTATTTTTTCTTTTATCTTAGCCATAAGCGTAATAACCTATGCTGCATGCATAGAAAATATTCCTCATAAAGTAATTTATATTGGTTATTCTCTAGAAAAACCTTTCTGGGAAGAACTGGGAGAAAAAATTCAAAATTATTCCCAATTACACGGAATAGACATTATAGATTTAACGCCCCCCTTCCTGCCCTTTGATCAAGAACAAACACAGTTAATGGAATTTGCCTTAGAAAACAAAGTGTGTGCATTAATACTTGGGCTTGGCTCACCATTTAATCAAAAAAAACTAGTAGCTATTCTTGATAAATTTAAAACAGCAAAAATACCAGTAGTATTAATTGATAGTAACTTTAATCATCCCGCTGTTGCAGCCTTTATTACCTCTGACAACCTTTTTGGTGCAAGAATGGCAGGTAAGTTTATTGCCGAAAAACTTAAAAACACCACTAATCCAAAAGTATTAATACTCGGAGGCGAAAAACAACACCCCAATTCTCAACTTAGAATACAAGGATTTACTGAAATTTGTGAACAAGAAAATATAAAATACCAGGTTGTCTATGCTGACTGGCTAACTGAAAAAGCCTATAACCTCAGCAAACAATTTCTAACCGTTGACTCCAACTTCAACGCCGTCTTTAGTTGCTGGGACCCAGGCATTATTGTCTCAGAAGCTTTTTATAGAACTTTAAAATCTAGTAATCATCTTTTTTTCTTAGGCTTTGATGGACTTCCCCAAACACTTAGTTTAATAAAAACTGGTAGAATCGAGGGAACGATTGCTCAAGACTCTAACCAAATGGCAGAAAAAACCATTTTAATAACAAAACAAATTTTATCCCAAGCCTCCTATCAAAAAGAAACTCTTATCAAGCCTATCTTAATCAATAAACAATATTTAGACTCTTTAAAAGCAAGAAAATAA
- a CDS encoding efflux RND transporter permease subunit, with protein sequence MKYLIDFFLQRKLLVHLLVIIIFLAGLLTVFTIQKEGIPNIDINQLVITTIYPGSAPSDVELNVTMIIEDALEEIEGIESISSISQEGLSQVIVAIDSNISERDAYDVKRDIEKTVDRVSDLPKDILKRPSILEIKTSMFPIIEINLQGDNEDVLRKMADKLELKLKRTPGVSKISKVGYRDKELRVEVDPTKLKSTETSITELLGVINANNVRLSGGTLETKPKEKSVITVKELKTTNDIKNIIIRSNFSGNNLKIKDVANVVKDYKKQDLYVRSNNNDSIALCIHKKESADILKTIKRIKKVLDETNWEEGTSYSLSNDMSQYTKNRLQMVISNGLMGMVMVFALLWIFLDFKTAVWTSFGIPFSFLLAFLFFKKVGLTINALSLGGLILVLGMLVDDAIIVAENIHKAKEEGKKTIKDMVDAVYDIAFPVSFSTITTIVAFLPLIFLPGIMGKFIYAIPAVVILVLSASLFESLFVLPSYLSDNENKQEKIVSKKKFMIFLEKVYRKLLIKVLDNKYKFLFLIFLMFVGSIWYAKTYIPFYFAEKNGATEFTVRFQAPIGTPLEKTLEMVNPIEKIIASLPQQELDSSSGRVGYDSSIYWSNLGTDPHRAILYVYLTPLNQRNRTAQEIIVQLQKDIKPYIGGFEKVIIETQSRGPQSGKPISIQLLANDKEQRNLAANELLLFIKNIDGTTEIEDDVEDGKEELRLNIDNAKISMLVLDIYSVASTLRTAFSGTTITSIREGNDDVNLIVKLAPEFRKDSNDLLDLPVPNREGKLIRIKNFATLIPQNSVPSIARYDRLGSIKIQGDTIKGKTTPLEVMTTVKKFTDTTLAEKYPSVTFEFKGEGKATMDSFVDIGKLFLIAIISIYFILILGFGSVVEPLLVMTAIPLSLIPVILAFALHGKPLTFQALVGFVGLAGVVVNDSLVMVSQIKKISKKTNEACMDCIVEGAVSRLRPIILTTVTTVAGVIPMIYGWGGYDEYLMPMAMSLGYGLLGASLLTLFVVPCFVAIVENFKAKKKK encoded by the coding sequence ATGAAATACCTTATAGACTTTTTTCTACAAAGAAAACTACTTGTACACTTATTAGTTATCATCATTTTTTTAGCTGGATTACTCACTGTTTTTACTATCCAAAAAGAAGGCATCCCCAATATAGACATTAACCAACTTGTCATAACAACTATCTATCCAGGCTCAGCCCCATCTGACGTCGAACTTAATGTCACAATGATAATTGAAGATGCACTGGAAGAAATAGAGGGCATAGAAAGCATTTCCTCCATTAGCCAAGAAGGTCTTTCTCAAGTCATTGTGGCCATAGACAGCAATATAAGTGAACGAGATGCTTATGATGTTAAAAGAGACATAGAGAAAACAGTAGACAGAGTTAGTGATCTACCAAAAGATATCCTCAAGCGCCCAAGTATTTTAGAAATCAAAACTAGTATGTTCCCTATTATTGAAATAAACCTACAAGGCGATAACGAAGACGTACTGCGCAAAATGGCAGATAAGCTAGAGCTTAAACTAAAAAGAACGCCTGGTGTAAGCAAAATCAGCAAAGTTGGATACAGGGACAAGGAATTAAGGGTTGAGGTGGATCCTACTAAACTAAAATCAACAGAAACATCAATAACTGAACTATTAGGCGTAATCAACGCAAACAATGTAAGACTTTCTGGAGGAACATTAGAAACTAAACCTAAAGAAAAAAGTGTCATCACGGTAAAAGAACTAAAAACTACTAATGATATAAAAAACATTATTATTAGGTCAAATTTTTCTGGTAATAACTTAAAAATAAAAGATGTTGCCAATGTTGTTAAGGATTACAAAAAGCAAGATTTATATGTGCGAAGCAACAACAATGACTCTATTGCTTTATGTATCCACAAAAAAGAAAGTGCGGATATTCTCAAAACTATCAAAAGAATAAAAAAGGTTTTAGACGAAACAAATTGGGAAGAAGGAACTTCCTATTCACTTAGTAACGACATGTCTCAATATACAAAAAATAGACTTCAAATGGTTATCTCCAACGGCTTAATGGGGATGGTTATGGTCTTTGCTTTGCTTTGGATATTCCTAGATTTCAAAACTGCAGTTTGGACATCTTTTGGTATCCCCTTCTCCTTTTTACTAGCTTTTCTGTTTTTCAAAAAAGTTGGTCTCACCATCAATGCGCTTAGCCTAGGAGGATTAATTCTTGTTCTAGGAATGTTGGTTGATGATGCCATTATAGTTGCTGAGAATATCCACAAAGCTAAAGAAGAAGGCAAGAAAACGATAAAAGACATGGTGGACGCTGTCTATGATATTGCCTTTCCTGTTAGTTTTTCTACAATTACAACTATTGTTGCCTTTCTTCCGCTTATTTTCTTGCCAGGAATCATGGGTAAATTTATTTACGCAATACCAGCGGTGGTGATTCTAGTGCTATCAGCATCCTTATTTGAATCTTTATTTGTTCTCCCAAGTTATCTTAGTGATAACGAAAATAAACAAGAAAAAATTGTCAGCAAGAAGAAATTCATGATTTTCTTAGAAAAAGTTTATAGAAAATTATTAATCAAAGTTCTTGATAATAAATATAAATTCCTCTTCCTCATCTTTTTAATGTTTGTTGGATCTATCTGGTACGCCAAAACATACATTCCGTTTTATTTCGCAGAGAAAAATGGAGCCACCGAATTCACAGTTAGATTCCAAGCACCGATTGGAACTCCTTTAGAAAAAACACTAGAAATGGTTAATCCTATTGAAAAAATAATTGCCTCTCTGCCTCAACAAGAACTGGACTCTTCCTCTGGAAGAGTTGGTTATGACTCCTCTATTTATTGGTCTAATCTTGGAACAGACCCACATCGTGCAATTTTATACGTTTATTTAACACCTTTGAACCAAAGAAATAGAACAGCACAAGAAATAATAGTTCAATTACAAAAAGACATCAAACCATACATCGGAGGATTTGAAAAAGTCATTATAGAAACACAATCCCGTGGACCCCAATCGGGAAAACCTATCTCTATTCAGCTCCTAGCAAACGATAAAGAGCAAAGGAATTTAGCTGCTAACGAACTCTTATTGTTTATAAAAAATATTGATGGAACAACAGAAATAGAAGACGATGTCGAAGACGGCAAGGAAGAACTAAGACTAAACATAGATAATGCAAAAATAAGTATGTTAGTCTTAGATATTTACAGCGTTGCCTCAACCCTAAGAACTGCTTTTTCTGGCACAACAATCACCTCGATTAGAGAAGGCAATGATGATGTAAACCTTATCGTTAAACTAGCACCAGAGTTTAGAAAAGACAGCAACGACCTGCTAGATTTGCCTGTTCCAAACAGAGAAGGCAAGCTAATCCGTATTAAAAACTTTGCAACGCTAATACCTCAAAACAGTGTTCCAAGCATAGCTCGTTATGACAGATTAGGATCAATCAAAATTCAAGGAGATACAATTAAAGGGAAAACAACTCCATTAGAAGTTATGACAACAGTGAAAAAATTCACCGACACTACCCTCGCTGAAAAATATCCAAGTGTGACCTTTGAATTCAAAGGTGAAGGAAAAGCAACCATGGATTCTTTCGTGGACATCGGTAAACTCTTCCTAATTGCGATAATAAGCATTTATTTCATTCTAATACTTGGGTTTGGTTCTGTAGTTGAACCGTTACTAGTAATGACAGCCATTCCCTTAAGTTTAATCCCTGTGATTCTTGCTTTTGCTTTACATGGAAAACCTTTAACATTCCAAGCATTAGTTGGGTTTGTAGGACTAGCAGGTGTTGTTGTTAATGATTCGCTTGTAATGGTTAGCCAAATCAAAAAAATAAGTAAAAAAACAAATGAAGCTTGCATGGACTGCATTGTCGAAGGCGCCGTCAGTCGACTACGACCGATTATATTAACAACAGTTACTACTGTTGCGGGGGTAATACCGATGATTTATGGTTGGGGAGGCTATGATGAATATCTAATGCCTATGGCAATGTCCCTTGGATATGGATTACTTGGAGCTTCACTATTAACTTTATTTGTAGTACCTTGCTTTGTTGCAATAGTAGAAAACTTTAAAGCTAAAAAGAAAAAATAG
- a CDS encoding TolC family protein yields the protein MNKIKITTLLLLGCFTFSSDLSLKDYLLKITQNDPAYMQLFLNAQSIEGSLQSLQAMYDPRLSASLQYTNQEEQPSVPSKLENINTIVGSLGVTKKLEDTGTNLSLTYVRVDNSSKMSTRNLSQINPSLTLRATQPLLKDNMGVYSNMPLKRLNIQKEIIELSIKEAEEKYFLDSLNLYYDWLSLTLALEPLNISYKNATNLHEEVKEKYRNDAALKTDLLQAENAVLIYRNALNDTLYAWNALASTIYQKMGDNFVAEMKWENLPKRPEICESFCQEEPMKTLPKLRIISTFEKTLAQYELDLEKINRETMPDLSIYGEIARYKNTDSSQESFFDLTKSEYTAGAIFSTSLGTNSTDGQTKVILSNIESTKQEILKIEKALKTQYNNNLLNLANLQKIEKNANQIAENSKAILEIETKRFSQGKTALYSLSDFRQKYTQSKIDHLNKIIAIAKLKASIASINDSLLDKINKLIGS from the coding sequence ATGAATAAAATCAAAATCACAACACTACTACTTCTCGGATGTTTTACCTTCTCGTCTGACCTATCACTCAAAGATTATTTGCTAAAAATAACCCAAAATGACCCTGCCTACATGCAACTCTTTCTTAATGCACAAAGCATTGAAGGTTCGCTACAATCATTGCAAGCTATGTACGACCCAAGACTATCAGCTTCGCTTCAATATACTAACCAAGAAGAACAGCCTTCTGTTCCATCTAAACTAGAAAACATTAATACGATAGTTGGCAGTTTAGGAGTTACAAAAAAACTAGAAGACACTGGGACCAATCTCAGTCTAACGTATGTTAGAGTTGATAATAGCTCCAAAATGTCTACTAGGAATCTTTCTCAAATCAATCCTTCCTTAACCCTTAGGGCAACTCAACCTCTTTTAAAAGATAATATGGGCGTCTACAGCAACATGCCACTTAAAAGATTAAACATCCAAAAAGAAATAATTGAACTATCCATCAAAGAAGCAGAAGAAAAATATTTCCTTGATTCTCTCAATTTATACTATGATTGGCTCTCACTAACTCTTGCCTTGGAACCTTTAAATATAAGTTATAAAAATGCAACCAACCTACACGAAGAAGTGAAAGAAAAATATCGCAATGATGCAGCATTAAAAACAGACTTACTTCAAGCAGAAAATGCCGTACTTATTTATCGCAATGCGCTGAATGACACGCTCTACGCATGGAACGCCCTAGCCTCAACAATCTATCAAAAAATGGGTGACAATTTTGTGGCTGAAATGAAATGGGAAAACCTTCCAAAGCGTCCTGAAATATGCGAAAGTTTTTGCCAAGAAGAACCAATGAAAACACTTCCCAAACTAAGAATAATTTCTACTTTCGAAAAAACACTTGCTCAATACGAGCTGGACTTAGAAAAAATAAATAGAGAAACCATGCCAGATTTATCTATCTATGGCGAAATTGCCCGCTACAAAAACACTGATAGCTCTCAAGAATCATTCTTTGACTTAACTAAGTCTGAATATACTGCAGGTGCAATATTTTCAACCTCACTTGGCACTAATAGCACCGATGGCCAAACAAAAGTTATTTTATCTAATATAGAATCTACAAAGCAAGAAATTCTTAAAATAGAAAAAGCCTTAAAGACTCAGTACAATAATAATCTGTTAAACCTAGCTAACCTGCAAAAGATAGAAAAAAATGCTAATCAAATCGCAGAAAACTCCAAAGCTATTCTGGAGATTGAAACAAAAAGATTTTCTCAAGGGAAAACAGCCCTCTATAGCTTATCTGATTTTAGACAAAAATATACTCAAAGCAAAATAGATCATCTAAACAAAATCATCGCAATTGCTAAGCTCAAGGCATCAATAGCAAGCATTAATGACAGCTTATTAGATAAAATAAATAAATTGATAGGGAGCTAA
- a CDS encoding TetR/AcrR family transcriptional regulator, with amino-acid sequence MGTKETILIAAKKRFLDRGFHGTSMRDITNTCGVSQGGIYSCFISKEDLFKEVLNQAIPFDVFFEELSLMLKEESEPEILFKKLSITFLSAFDIDTMKLRMIDFLEFKGNYFQLLLTERIKNNSTTLLDKIQSFIDEGKIKKTNPKSLLLSFFMSVFSYLFIKSYILGKQPLEEELIETINIFLYGSLPPKEKINE; translated from the coding sequence ATGGGAACTAAAGAAACTATTCTGATTGCAGCTAAAAAAAGATTTCTAGACAGAGGATTCCACGGAACAAGCATGCGCGACATTACAAATACTTGCGGCGTTTCACAAGGCGGGATTTATTCCTGTTTCATAAGTAAGGAAGATTTATTCAAAGAAGTATTGAATCAAGCAATCCCTTTTGATGTTTTTTTCGAAGAATTAAGCCTTATGCTTAAAGAAGAAAGTGAACCAGAAATATTGTTCAAAAAACTTTCGATAACCTTTCTGTCGGCCTTTGATATAGATACGATGAAACTACGCATGATTGATTTTTTAGAATTTAAAGGAAATTATTTTCAACTATTGCTCACTGAAAGAATCAAAAACAACTCAACCACGCTGCTTGATAAAATCCAAAGTTTTATTGATGAGGGTAAAATCAAAAAAACAAACCCTAAATCCCTGCTCTTGAGCTTTTTTATGTCTGTTTTTTCCTACTTATTTATAAAATCTTATATCTTAGGAAAACAACCATTAGAAGAAGAACTAATAGAAACAATAAATATTTTTTTATATGGATCATTACCACCAAAGGAGAAAATTAATGAATAA